A genomic segment from Roseibium algicola encodes:
- a CDS encoding acyl-CoA dehydrogenase family protein has translation MIAFDPTPEQDALRQRIETFVMEQIVPFEKDPRCASHGPTEELRIELNALAREAGLFAPQVPKEWGGMGLDHVSMAIAFEASGLSPLGPTAMHCAAPDEGNMNLLHKVATEAQKQRWLKPFAAGEFRSCFSMTEPWGAGSDPSEMKTKAHYDGDDFVVSGLKWLITGAQGAGFTIIFCDVEAEGDKPGGPTMLISDMDAEGITLTRQLDTLDSSFTGGHWEVTFDNLAIPAENVLGKVGEGFRYVQVRLAPARLTHCMRWLGGAVRAQGIALDYARKREAFGKPIGLHGEIGAMLAENEMELQQCRLMVWWVCALLDKGERGRHESSMVKTAVSEALFRVADRCVQVLGGMGVTGDTVVEQIFRETRAFRIYDGPSEVHKWAISRRMMKG, from the coding sequence ATGATCGCCTTCGACCCGACCCCAGAACAGGATGCGCTGCGCCAGCGGATCGAAACCTTCGTCATGGAGCAGATTGTTCCTTTCGAGAAAGACCCGCGGTGTGCCTCGCACGGCCCCACCGAAGAGTTGAGGATCGAGCTGAACGCGCTGGCCCGCGAAGCAGGGCTGTTCGCACCGCAGGTGCCCAAGGAATGGGGCGGCATGGGGCTCGACCACGTCAGCATGGCGATTGCCTTCGAGGCCAGCGGGTTGTCGCCTCTTGGCCCGACGGCGATGCATTGTGCGGCGCCGGATGAGGGCAATATGAACCTGCTCCACAAGGTCGCCACCGAAGCGCAGAAACAGCGCTGGCTGAAGCCCTTCGCCGCCGGCGAGTTTCGGTCCTGCTTCTCGATGACCGAGCCTTGGGGCGCGGGGTCCGACCCGTCAGAGATGAAAACCAAGGCGCATTATGACGGCGACGATTTTGTAGTCAGTGGCCTCAAATGGCTGATCACCGGAGCGCAGGGCGCGGGCTTTACCATCATTTTCTGCGACGTGGAAGCCGAAGGCGACAAGCCCGGCGGCCCGACCATGTTGATCTCGGACATGGACGCAGAGGGCATCACCTTGACACGACAGCTCGATACGCTCGACAGCTCTTTCACCGGAGGACACTGGGAAGTGACCTTCGATAACTTGGCAATCCCGGCCGAGAACGTGCTGGGCAAGGTGGGCGAGGGCTTTCGCTATGTGCAGGTTCGGCTCGCCCCGGCAAGGCTCACCCACTGTATGCGCTGGCTGGGTGGTGCTGTGCGGGCGCAGGGAATCGCGCTCGACTATGCACGCAAGCGCGAGGCCTTTGGCAAGCCCATTGGGTTGCACGGAGAGATCGGCGCGATGCTGGCCGAGAACGAGATGGAATTGCAGCAGTGTCGATTGATGGTCTGGTGGGTCTGCGCGCTGCTCGACAAAGGTGAGCGCGGACGGCACGAAAGTTCGATGGTCAAGACAGCGGTGTCAGAGGCGCTATTCCGCGTGGCCGACCGCTGCGTGCAGGTGCTAGGTGGCATGGGGGTGACAGGCGACACGGTGGTCGAGCAGATCTTCCGCGAGACTCGCGCTTTCCGCATCTATGACGGTCCATCCGAGGTACACAAGTGGGCAATCTCGCGTCGGATGATGAAGGGCTGA
- the dctP gene encoding TRAP transporter substrate-binding protein DctP, translating to MKLDDFRGIVKSARTLCAGAMILCSANAVSADTTLRITMQTPLKSNFGQNLLVFQKALEATSDINVEIYDSAQLFRDKEVPEAIGRGALEMGVASLTTYGGEIPAVDVFYMPFLFPTQEKQATAVGPNGEVRRLLDEAILKTGSRVLWWQTNGPVVLLSNGAPIAQPGDIAGSKVRVFSKILGKWIAQVGGVPTVISGSEQFLAYQRGTVDVGMTGIGSIRSRSLWEVMDHVTLTNHANVEFVVVINEAFWQGLTDEQRSHVTSAARVAEEEMRTSASALHSEILADAQTHGMTVYQPTKEDLAAWSEVSSPVISDWASGVGELGKQVLEAAQALN from the coding sequence ATGAAGCTGGATGATTTTAGGGGGATTGTGAAATCGGCCCGAACCTTGTGTGCTGGTGCGATGATATTGTGCTCTGCCAACGCGGTAAGCGCAGACACCACGCTTCGGATTACGATGCAGACGCCATTGAAAAGCAACTTTGGCCAGAATTTGCTCGTGTTTCAGAAAGCCTTGGAAGCGACATCCGATATAAACGTAGAAATTTACGATTCCGCGCAGCTTTTCCGCGACAAAGAAGTACCAGAAGCCATTGGACGAGGTGCATTGGAAATGGGTGTGGCCTCGTTGACCACCTACGGGGGTGAAATTCCGGCGGTTGATGTTTTCTACATGCCTTTCCTCTTTCCAACACAAGAAAAACAGGCAACTGCAGTCGGCCCGAATGGAGAGGTTCGCCGTCTTCTGGATGAGGCGATTTTGAAAACCGGTTCACGCGTTCTCTGGTGGCAAACAAATGGCCCTGTAGTGCTGTTGTCCAACGGTGCGCCGATTGCACAGCCCGGCGACATCGCAGGCAGTAAGGTAAGGGTATTCAGCAAGATCCTCGGGAAATGGATTGCGCAGGTTGGTGGTGTGCCGACGGTCATTTCGGGGTCCGAGCAGTTCCTGGCATATCAGCGTGGCACCGTCGATGTGGGGATGACTGGTATCGGTTCGATCCGGTCCCGATCTCTCTGGGAAGTGATGGACCATGTTACTTTGACTAATCATGCGAACGTTGAATTCGTCGTCGTAATAAATGAAGCATTTTGGCAAGGATTGACAGATGAACAGCGATCACATGTAACTTCGGCGGCCCGGGTGGCAGAGGAAGAGATGCGCACATCGGCTTCCGCGTTACACAGCGAAATTCTGGCTGACGCACAAACCCATGGAATGACTGTCTACCAGCCAACCAAAGAAGACCTTGCCGCTTGGAGCGAAGTGTCAAGCCCTGTCATCTCGGATTGGGCGTCAGGTGTGGGTGAACTCGGCAAGCAGGTTCT
- a CDS encoding TRAP transporter substrate-binding protein, producing MLPSKKAISIGYDFPSNHPRARFLEKAVALSQKSVDIVMNPHDRIFPGADTIDAVRSGKLDFGWINFAHLEQIAPDLAAMHAPFTLSDTTMHTTEQRQQYLAEVNSKLGGTDLCIAAVMRGADQIICTGRPIELAGARFSKLPLRVPGSGVYENIIGALGAKPILATISTALALIESGKVKGAITSPGAWLTLFKVHYPHVYHMKGLMMINYVLLSRRADADAEWARLIKSANTQCVTENWDAMRMQDEEILAAIKSSNECTYQVIEPTDHEVRSLGSEPVNIGQLP from the coding sequence GTGCTGCCATCAAAGAAAGCGATTTCAATCGGATACGATTTTCCCTCCAACCACCCACGCGCAAGATTCCTTGAAAAGGCTGTAGCTCTCAGCCAAAAATCGGTCGACATCGTGATGAATCCACACGACCGGATATTCCCAGGGGCCGACACCATTGACGCTGTCCGCTCCGGCAAGCTCGACTTCGGCTGGATCAACTTTGCTCACCTCGAGCAGATCGCACCGGATCTTGCCGCGATGCATGCACCTTTCACCCTATCGGACACAACGATGCACACGACAGAGCAACGACAACAGTATTTGGCCGAGGTAAATTCAAAATTGGGCGGGACCGACCTTTGCATCGCGGCTGTGATGCGCGGAGCAGATCAAATCATCTGTACCGGGCGGCCAATCGAGCTTGCCGGTGCACGTTTTTCCAAGCTTCCACTTAGGGTTCCAGGATCTGGAGTTTACGAAAACATTATTGGAGCACTCGGGGCCAAACCGATTTTGGCCACCATCTCCACAGCTTTAGCACTTATCGAATCTGGAAAAGTCAAAGGCGCAATCACATCGCCAGGTGCGTGGCTAACACTATTCAAAGTCCATTACCCGCATGTTTATCACATGAAAGGACTAATGATGATAAACTATGTACTGCTTTCGCGGCGTGCAGACGCTGATGCTGAATGGGCAAGATTGATTAAATCCGCAAATACACAATGCGTAACGGAAAATTGGGATGCAATGAGGATGCAAGATGAAGAGATTCTTGCCGCCATCAAAAGCTCTAACGAATGCACGTATCAGGTGATCGAACCTACAGATCACGAAGTTCGTTCCTTAGGCTCAGAGCCCGTTAATATTGGGCAGTTGCCGTAA
- a CDS encoding phosphotransferase family protein, with the protein MNFLLNTKEKPLVLRRPPLGPVPRGANDMSREYRLLSGLHPTLPLVPKAELLCDDLSVIGAPFLVMEYRPGLVIGAEISSDTVEKWSGTEPIGHALGGRIIDVLARLHAVDFQACGLGDLGRPEGFVARTLRGWSKRAHLSWDGDAPGDLTALAEWLEAHQPEAIGPSTLIHNDFKLDNIILDPERLEPRTLIDWDMGTLGDPLYDLAVLLSYWTEADDPEPMHQLRQMPTARHGFPTREEAATLYAKACGRALHEFTFYRVLATLRIAVVFQQLYRRYESGGTDDPGFARFDDLARGLLHFGLQVAREHYY; encoded by the coding sequence ATGAATTTCCTACTTAATACAAAAGAAAAACCGTTGGTTTTGCGGCGCCCACCGCTCGGTCCGGTGCCCCGAGGCGCCAACGATATGAGCCGCGAATACCGTTTGCTCTCGGGCCTCCACCCCACGCTGCCACTGGTTCCGAAAGCCGAACTGTTATGCGATGACTTGTCGGTGATTGGGGCGCCGTTCCTAGTGATGGAGTACCGTCCGGGCCTAGTCATCGGCGCGGAGATATCGTCCGACACTGTTGAGAAATGGTCAGGGACCGAACCAATTGGCCACGCTCTTGGCGGCCGCATTATTGATGTGCTGGCCCGACTGCATGCAGTCGACTTTCAGGCCTGTGGTCTGGGAGATCTCGGCCGCCCAGAGGGGTTCGTCGCCCGGACATTGCGCGGCTGGAGCAAGCGGGCGCACCTCAGCTGGGACGGCGATGCGCCCGGCGATCTCACCGCTTTGGCGGAGTGGCTCGAGGCGCATCAACCCGAGGCCATAGGCCCCTCAACCCTGATCCACAACGATTTCAAACTCGACAATATCATCCTCGACCCAGAGAGACTTGAGCCCCGCACGTTGATCGACTGGGACATGGGCACATTGGGAGACCCGCTCTACGATCTCGCCGTATTGCTCAGCTACTGGACCGAGGCAGATGACCCCGAGCCCATGCACCAGCTGCGCCAGATGCCCACCGCGCGCCATGGTTTTCCTACGCGTGAAGAGGCGGCGACGCTCTATGCAAAAGCCTGCGGCCGTGCCTTGCATGAGTTCACCTTTTACCGGGTGTTGGCCACGCTGCGTATCGCCGTCGTCTTTCAACAGCTTTACCGTCGGTACGAGAGCGGCGGCACTGATGACCCGGGTTTCGCCCGGTTCGATGACCTTGCGCGTGGCCTACTGCATTTTGGCCTGCAGGTCGCCCGTGAACACTACTACTGA